A region of Vicugna pacos chromosome 7, VicPac4, whole genome shotgun sequence DNA encodes the following proteins:
- the TMEM60 gene encoding transmembrane protein 60, with amino-acid sequence MRMSLAQRVLLTWLFTLLFLIMLVLKLDEKAPWNWFLIFIPVWIFDTILLVMLIVKMAGRCKSGFDPRHGSHNIKKKAWYLIAMLLKLAFCLALCAKLEQFTTMNLSYVFIPLWALLAGALVELGYNVFFVRD; translated from the coding sequence ATGAGAATGTCCTTGGCTCAGAGAGTACTACTCACCTGGCTTTTCACATTACTCTTCTTGATCATGTTGGTGTTGAAACTGGATGAGAAGGCACCTTGGAACTGGTTCCTCATATTTATTCCAGTCTGGATATTTGATACTATCCTTCTTGTCATGCTGATTGTGAAAATGGCTGGGCGATGTAAGTCTGGCTTTGACCCTCGACATGGATcacacaatattaaaaaaaaagcctggtaCCTCATTGCAATGTTACTTAAATTAGCCTTCTGCCTTGCACTCTGTGCTAAACTGGAACAGTTTACTACCATGAATCTGTCCTATGTCTTCATTCCTTTATGGGCCTTACTGGCTGGGGCTTTGGTAGAACTTGGATATAACGTCTTTTTTGTGAGAGACTGA